TAGTAAACAAAAGCTACCTCCCGTAAGAGACTCAAGTTATAAGCTTATAAACAAGTGATTGAAAGTAACCCAGTCCAGAAAGCAAATATAAGCAGGGAAGTCTAGTAAAGTCCAGACAAGCTGCCCACATTTCAGCTCGCTGCTTCACAAAAATGTTCTGCTTGAATATCACAGCAAGTGCCTTCATTCCAGCAACATCGGATGATTTCAACTCTACTTAATGTATCTTTTTGTTGTCTAAATCATATGCTATCTACACCCAAATGATTATTTGCAGATGTTCAAACTAGAAGATGTAGCAATGGGCATATGGGTCAATGATCTGAAGAAGGATGGATTACCAGTAAAATACGAAACAGACACAAGAATTAACATTGACGGTTGCAATGATGGGTACATTGTTGCTCACTACCAAGAACCAAGAGATATGCTATGCCTGTGGGAGAAGCTCCTAAGGACGCATCAAGCACATTGCTGCAATACTGACTAATGGAGAaggaattttgaaattttgatgatTTGACATGGTCAGGTTTACTTATCAGGCCACTAACTAACTTTTTCATGACAGCAAAGAAGTCTTAACATCTTCCTCATTTTCTGGTGCCCAACAATATTGTAAATTATTAATTCAATGAGCCATACAGATAAATTAGTTAGTCGCATCTCATGTTATCCTATGTTTCCAGAGCATCTTATTTTTTAGGGCGCTAAAAGTTGGGAGCAATTCATTGCCAAATTTGTTGTTTCTAATGTTATTGGACATCAGCACTCAAGGTGTAGAAACTGTTTGCAGTCTGAGTGCATATTTTACCACCAAAATACAATGCTAGCAGCCTTCTGTGGATTTGACAGATCAGAGAGACATTAAACATCAACCCTAACAACTGAGAACTTTAGACACAGGTGAGCATGGGTTAGAATTTCTGACAGCTGTAATCAAGTATACTGAAATTAAATGATGAAACGATGGCATTTAAAAGATCCAGTGAAAACCGTTTGCCATAATAACAAACAGTATGAATAAAGTTGGTTTGTGTAAAATCTACACCTCTCCCTAAAGCAActgcaccaaaaaaaaaaggaaaaaaaaagagtaaagtccatttttggccatcgaactatCGTCTGAGTCCGGATTTGGCaatcgaactccaaaaccggacACCCGCGGCCATCGAACTGTTAATACCAGACACGTGTGACCATGGACACCGATCCGCCCTGGTTTTGGCCCTGTCACCCTCCCACGTCGGCACCCCACGGCCAAGTCAGCACGGCTGACTCAGACCGTGCTCCTtttatggggggggggggcagtgcGGGTTGGAGCActtattccaaaaaaaaaagagcgggTTGGAGGTCTGGGGAGGCGGCGGTAGGGTTTCCATTCAGAGGGCGGACCATGGCGAGTTCAAGCAGCTTGAGCAGCACGGGAGGTCCCCGATGGGGCTCAAGGGAAGGGGGAAGATCATCCCCTATCCCTTACCGGCAGGGCCCCCTCGACTATTGGCCTCCGGTCCTCTGCAAGTGCGGCAACAAGGCGGGAAGGTTGACTGCGTGGAGTGATGAAAATCCTGGGCGAAGATTCGTCAAATGTTTCAGTGCTACGGTGAGTGGTTTTGTTGTCTTTGGTCGATTCGGATTTGGTTTTGTTTGATGGTGTTGACAATTTGTGCATTTGTTTGATTTCCTTTTTGGATGGAATAGCCGGCAATGGGAGGATGCGACTTTTGGCGTTGGGTAGATCCACCGCCGTCCCCCTTCCTCCGGGAGCTTCTTATAGATCTGCGCGACGCCGTGAGAGCACTGAGGATGGAGAACAGAGAGCTACAAGGGCGAGTTGGTGATGCAGCACGACAGCAAATTTGGCCGGTTTATGCAGCAGAGGAGCAGAGAGCGTTGGCTGAGCCAATTGGAGCAGAGACGGTTGCAGTGGTGACTAAGAAGGCAGAGGAGAATGCTGAACTGAGATGCAGGATCTGCTCACTAGAGAAAGAAGTGTTTATCTTCAAGTTTCTTGTGGTGACATGTGTTGTTGTAGTGTTAGCAATGGCTTGGGTTAACTGGCCATGAGGTTGTATGAAATGTAAATTAGGATCTAGTTAATGTAACTCTGATGCTTTGGAAAAACTCGAAATGTATGCTCCTGTTTCTAAGCAATATATGGATTGGTGTTAGCATTGATATGAGAGATGAACATGAGATAAACATGACAGGGAGGATAACACATCACACATCACTGACTTAGCCCAAACTGTCTGGTAGTACATAACACATCACAGTACAAGAGAGGAGATAAGAGTGGTAGTACATAGGACTCTAGTACATAACATGAGATAAACATGACAGGGAGGATAACACATCACACATCACTGACATGGAGTTGTACTAGTTCTGGTCACCAACTCCTTTGATCTGGAGCATAGAACTTGGTGCTGCTCTCTTTGGtttcttccctttcttctttgtTGGTGGCTCCTGGGCTGCTCTCTTTGGTTTCTTCTTTGTTGGTGGCTCCTGGGCACTGACTTTAGCAGTAGCTTTACCAGATGACATTTTGATGGTCACACTTGAGCCTGCCTGAGACAGTGGCACATTGGCTTGCAAATTGAGTTGTGATGCTGATCCTTCAACTGTAGCACCGGCAAATGATCTGATCAAGTTCCTAGATTCCAGATCCTATATCAAAGAAGTAAAAGTCATAGACTGGCAAATGAGAGATGTAGTAAAAAAATGTAAATTATTCCACTTACATTTTGGCTTGTAGAATTACTTTGTTGGCTACCTTTGACTCCATGTCTTCTATCACAAGTGGATTTATCTTCCCCATTACATATTGCATGGCAAACACCTGACAACTTAATGAGTGCATTTAATTTCTTCAAAATATTAGGACATATTGGACCAGTCCAAGTTTCTGACTTAGCCCTCATTTGCTGGATCCTCACCATGACCTTCCTTCTAATGGTCTCAAGCATGGTTATGATAGGGAAGAACCTAGCTTCAATAATCCACTTGTTGAAAGATTCACAAATGTTGTTATCAACTGAGTCACAATTTGATCCTAACCTGAACCAGGCTCTGCTCCAATGTACAGGATCAGTATTCATCAAGGCCTTTGCTCCTTGCTTTGTTTCCTGAGCAAGTTTAGCCTTTGCTAGATTGAACAGTATGGGACAAGGAGCCTTGGCACAGCACCAAAACTTTTTCTGCCACTCCTTCTTCTTGAATTTCTTCCTCCAGTTGGCATAAATGTGCCTCGCACAATTCCTGTGCTCTGCGTTTGGAGCCCATTTAGCAACAGCTGTCAATATACCCTTTTGTTGATCTGAGATAAAAACCCAGTCGTCACCCCCTTGAACTCCAATGTCCCTGAACAAAATATCACAGAACCAGTCCCATGAAGCATTGTTCTCCTTTTCCACCACTGCCCATGCTATTGGATACATTTGATTATTGGCATCTCTTCCCAATGCACACAACAATTCTCCATTTGTGGCCCCCTTAAAGAAACATCCATCAAGTCCTACAACTTTTCTACAACCAGCAGTGAACCCTTTCTTGCATGCATCCAGAGCAATATACATTCTTTGAAACACTGGTGGTTCTACATTAGGTTCCTTCATAATAATAATTGTGCTTCCTGGGTTGCTTCTCAATAATTCAAGCTGGTACCTATATAGCACTTGGTACTGCCCTTTGGTTGCATCTAGAACCTTTTGCATGACAATAGATTTTGCTCTTTTCAGCTTGGAGATACTAACATCAGCAAACATCTCTTCTTGAACTGCCGATCTCATGGTTTCAAGACTCCAGGTTGGGTTGGCCATTATGAATTTCTCATACTTCTCAGCAATCCTGGCTGCAGTGACCAATTTGTTATCTCTTCTAGGAGGGCAACTATGCACATTATTTAAGCTAGCTATCTGCCAACTATTTGTTCTTGAATTGGTCGACAACAAACATCTCCATTGGCAAGTGGCCCACTCACATACTGCAATCATCCTTTCAGATTCATTCTTAAAGAACTTAATAAACCTTCTTTCAGTTAAACCATGTTTAATCACTGCTTTCTTGAACTGACTCTTCCCAGTAAATTTCAGCCCAATCTCAAATTTGGGGCATGGATCCTTCTTGTtgtaccttggatacttgctgctgctcatGTCTTCACTTGAACCTTCTGCTGCACTACTATTATCATATGGTGTGAcatctccatcatcttctaTCTCAACAGGAGCTGGCATACTAGTGCTATCCAAAATAACATCATCAAGGTCTGCCACCTGACCACCcttcatttttttcttgaattgcAAATGTATGTCATTGCCTTCTTCATCATCCTCCGAAGAGCTGTCATCACCGGGTAAGAAATCACTGTCACTGCTTGTGTCGTCTAGAACCTGCTCTTGCACTTGCTTCCCTTTATCAATCTTGCTTGGGCTGTACCACTCCTTCACAAATTTTATCTGCTTCTCGACTTCTTCCCTACTCTTGGTCCTGCATACCAACACTTGCGATTGTAAATCATGAGCTTCCATctcatcatcttcactctcaacTGTTGGGTCCTCCTCAGCTTCCATCTCATTCTCAAAATCACTGGCATTCGCTGCTGCTTCTCCATCATCTGACGGCTCAACAACTGTTGGGTCCTCGATATATATATCTGCTACACCACCTTCCACAATGCAATTTTCTATTTCAatgcatgatttatcatcaACCAATGCACGCAACCCATTCACTAGTTCCTTTCCTGGGAAAAGCCAATGTACCAAAGCACCTAACTCAACATTGCAGTGGTCTTTTAAGTGCCCCATTATCTCAGGAAGTGAGATTTTATCTCGTTCAATGTATGACATCCCCTCTTCTCCACCACAATAATGCAGAGCCCTACTAGTCCTCACAAATTCTCCATTGTAATGAAATCTGACTGCAAGACTATCCAATGGGTCCATTATTTGATGTTCTGTACGGAGCGCAATAAACAAAAACGGATCAATCCCCGGACACAATAAACAACTTCGCAAATCACATGGAAAACAATTGAATATTCGAGTCCCTAGAAAGACAAATCCCCAAAGACAAATCCCCAAAGTCACGGGATTTCGCTCTGCATCTATCACTTCATGAACGAATCAAACCTTTTCCGCCGCCGCAAACGCCTCGGCCTGAGTCTCGTCGCCGCTATCGttgcagccgccgcctccggaatctcgtcgccgcggccgcagatgccgccgccggagcctcgtcgccgccgccctcgccggccgccgcctccgcaggcgcaggcgcagccgccgccgccgccgctagggttTCGTTTGGGGAGTTTTGAGGGACAGCGAACCGACGAGGAGGGGCCGGGGTCGATGTATACGCCCCATCCGAGTCAGCCGAGCGGGATCCGAGTCAGCCGTGCTGACTTGGCCGAGGGGTGCCGACGTGGCTGCCTGACTAGGCTAAAACCAGGGCGGATCGGTGTCCATGGTCACACGTGTCTGGTATTAACAGTTCGATGGCCGCGGGTgtccggttttggagttcgattGCCAAATCCGGACTCAGACGatagttcgatggccaaaaatggactttatccaaaaaaaaagcaaaaggaAGCAAAGAGCTATTACAAAACTCATCTGGACTACAGATGATTATCACGCACCTATGTCCAGGGAGATCCATGACTATTCATCACTGCATTGTTCTCCAACAACTCATGCATCAGGCCCATTCTTCGTCTTCCACCACAGCAAGTAGAGGAAACATAACTTTGTGTTTGATACCTTCAGCCGTGGCATCTAATTTTTACACCATCGCTGCTTATATGACACTGTATGTGTGATATTATCCATTCAGCCATTCAGTCAGGCAACAATTCCATGCCTATCTCCTGGAGAACTTTGTATCTTAGCCTTATCGTCAAGGCTGACCTTGaaatgacatgtgaaacataGTGTGCGTCCCAAATTGCTGCCGGTGCCATTGGTGATGTTGTAAGGTAATCTTGTTTAGCTGAACACGAACTCAAATCACTGCCAAGCACACAGTGCTTCTGAATGCAAGCTCACAACCTCGCCTTGGCGTCGGACAACGTCGCCTTGATCAGCCGCTCCCTGAAGTCGTCATCGTTGGTTGTGAGCATGTCTTTGAGCGACATTTCAATGCCCCTCTCCCTCAGCGCGTCGTGCCTCGGTCTGATCCTCCCCTCCAAGCTGAATGCGAAGTAGTGCGGGAACTCGGACAGCTCCACGGCGGGGTCCCTCCCCATGCGCTCCGCGAGGAACCGGAGCTTGGGCGTGAGGTTGGTCTCAATCCCGTAGGAGAGGATGGCGGGCGCGCGCCTGAGGAGCGCGCAGACGGCGGGGTCAGGGAGCCCCGTGGCGTcgcggaggaagaggagcttGGGGAGGAGGGTGCGCTCGACGGAGAAGGCcaggagcagcgcggcggcgagcgggagcgGCTCCCGGAGGAgaacgacgcggcggcggaggaagaggagcgcGGGGCGAAGCGTGCCGGGCACGgacgcggcgaggaggcgcgggGACCGGACCaccgcggcgcggaggcgcggcggcgggagcggcgcgtCGGCGGAGAGGAAGCGGAGGGGCTCGCCCGGCGGGGAGGTGAGGAGGGAGGGGAACGACGAAAAGACGCGCGCGGCGTCGCGGGCGGAGAGGCCGTGGGaggcgaggaggcggagggagtcgcggaggagcggcagcggcgccgagcGGAGCGCGGggttggcggcgaggagcgggaACGGATCGAGGTGGAGCTCGGATGAGAGGAAGTGGAGCTTGCGGCGGAactccacgccgccgctgccgccgccgccgccgccgcccgtggcggTGTGGGGAGACGGGAGCGGGAGGCGCGTGCGGGTGACCATGGCGGTGGCGGACAGGCGGAGGAGTTTGGCTGGGGTTTTGGGGGGCAGCGGCCGACGGCTGCTGTGCGCTATCCATTCCTAAACTTGCGGGGCTCCTCTCTCCATCGCCGCTGGGACGGGCCGGCCCGTTACGCTACCGATCTGCCGAACAGGCCCAAGGTAGTCCACCGCTTATTATATTTCTTTTTCACTAGGTCTGTGCCCGTGCATTGTTACGGGAATTAAAATATTTTCAACACAATAAAAAGAGCACGAAGAAACATTATTTTTGAGTTCTCATGAGTCACCAAATGAAATTTGGTAAATCCCCTAGGCTATAATGTCAACAAATAACTTAAAGCAATCCATCCTAGACAAGCAAAAAAAATGAGATCACAATGACAGTGAAGAAAGAATCTTTCCTTGAAATGAATTTTTGTAAACAACCCTTGGATATTACAATTATTATAAGGTGTTTCTATAGTGCAACTAATAGATTCTTACGTTTTCACAGCAAGGAGTTATATGTCGGGGAGTGCACGTGGCATCCAGATATCTTTGTAAAAAGTAAAAACATATTATTACGTTGAGATTGGAGCATGACTATACCTGGACAAATACAGATTGTCTATCTTACTGTACTCACAACCAGAATTCCAGGAGTCATATTGATTGTCTATCTTACTATACTCAACCAGGATTCTAGGAGTCATGTTTGAAGTGGTGCAGATTGAGAAATGTGAATCTTCAAGAAG
This window of the Panicum virgatum strain AP13 chromosome 1K, P.virgatum_v5, whole genome shotgun sequence genome carries:
- the LOC120706264 gene encoding transcription termination factor MTEF1, chloroplastic-like, giving the protein MVTRTRLPLPSPHTATGGGGGGGSGGVEFRRKLHFLSSELHLDPFPLLAANPALRSAPLPLLRDSLRLLASHGLSARDAARVFSSFPSLLTSPPGEPLRFLSADAPLPPPRLRAAVVRSPRLLAASVPGTLRPALLFLRRRVVLLREPLPLAAALLLAFSVERTLLPKLLFLRDATGLPDPAVCALLRRAPAILSYGIETNLTPKLRFLAERMGRDPAVELSEFPHYFAFSLEGRIRPRHDALRERGIEMSLKDMLTTNDDDFRERLIKATLSDAKARL
- the LOC120706286 gene encoding uncharacterized protein LOC120706286, which gives rise to MASSSSLSSTGGPRWGSREGGRSSPIPYRQGPLDYWPPVLCKCGNKAGRLTAWSDENPGRRFVKCFSATPAMGGCDFWRWVDPPPSPFLRELLIDLRDAVRALRMENRELQGRVGDAARQQIWPVYAAEEQRALAEPIGAETVAVVTKKAEENAELRCRICSLEKEVFIFKFLVVTCVVVVLAMAWVNWP